A single Polyodon spathula isolate WHYD16114869_AA chromosome 6, ASM1765450v1, whole genome shotgun sequence DNA region contains:
- the LOC121316989 gene encoding cAMP-specific 3',5'-cyclic phosphodiesterase 7B-like isoform X3 has translation MSCLMVERCGAIAFESPDQNAICFCMLATANSGEIGTKKKVKRLLSFQRYFHASRLLRGIVPQTSLHLLDEDYLGQAGHMLSKVGTWNFDIFLFDRLTNGNSLVTLLCHLFNTHGLIHHFQLDMVKLHRFLVMVQEDYHNQNPYHNAVHAADVTQAMHCYLKEPKLARYLTPLDIFLGLLAAAAHDVDHPGVNQPFLVKTKHHLASLYQNVSVLENHHWRSTVGMLRESGLLSHLPVEMTQDIEQQLGSLILATDISRQNEFLGSFKIHLDNDDLSLEDAEHRHFILQIALKCADICNPCRVWEMSKQWSERVCEEFYRQGDLERKFELEISPLCNQHMDTVPAIQIGFMTYLVEPLFDEWRRFTDNTPLTEAMMSHLRKNKAKWRALHHHQPYRGDDGSGQRSEVAEAGP, from the exons CAACAGCAAATTCAGGAGAAATCGGCACCAAGAAAAAAGTGAAGAGACTGTTAAGTTTCCAGAGGTATTTTCATGCATCCAGACTGTTGCGTGGAATTGTGCCACAGACCTCTCTACACCTTTTAGACGAAGACTACCTTGGACAAGCAGGG CACATGTTGTCGAAGGTTGGAACATGGaattttgacattttcttgttTGACCGACTCACCAATG GAAACAGCCTGGTTACTCTTTTGTGCCACCTTTTTAACACTCATGGTCTTATTCATCATTTCCAGCTGGATATGGTGAAATTGCACCGGTTTCTAG ttatggTGCAGGAGGACTACCACAACCAGAATCCTTACCACAATGCTGTCCATGCTGCTGATGTAACTCAAGCCATGCACTGCTACCTAAAGGAGCCCAAG CTTGCCAGGTATCTCACCCCTCTCGATATTTTCCTGGGACTGTTAGCAGCTGCAGCTCATGATGTTGATCACCCAGGAGTCAACCAACCCTTTCTGGTCAAAACCAAACACCACCTTGCAAGCTTGTACCAG AATGTGTCCGTATTGGAAAACCATCACTGGAGGTCGACAGTGGGCATGCTTCGCGAGTCAGGGCTCCTGTCCCACCTGCCTGTGGAAATGAC GCAGGACATTGAACAACAGTTGGGTTCCCTAATTCTGGCAACAGACATTAGCCGGCAGAATGAATTTCTCGGCAGTTTTAAAATTCATCTGGATAATGATGATCTGAGTTTGGAAGATGCAGAGCACAGGCATTTCATACTGCAG ATTGCTCTGAAGTGCGCTGATATCTGCAACCCTTGCCGGGTGTGGGAGATGAGCAAGCAGTGGAGTGAGAGAGTCTGCGAGGAGTTCTACAGACAAG GTGACCTAGAGAGAAAGTTTGAACTTGAAATCAGCCCTTTGTGTAATCAGCACATGGATACCGTTCCTGCCATACAAATAG GCTTTATGACATACCTAGTGGAACCCCTCTTCGATGAATGGAGGCGATTCACGGACAACACGCCCCTCACAGAGGCCATGATGAGCCACCTCAGGAAAAACAAAGCCAAGTGGAGGGCACTGCATCACCATCAGCCCTACAGGGGTGATGATGGCTCTGGCCAGCGCAGCGAGGTGGCTGAAGCAGGACCCTAA
- the mtfr2 gene encoding mitochondrial fission regulator 2, which yields MSFYLDLLDLLRYLLEYFGVPTDLLVPVWANQLCGQYRSIVRMIGTNLPLSPCPRVCFQKIPDLHAQHSTASTPVSRPFVPSFADVLWVADNKDETCVSLRNVISPCRGERRTNCTPVPPEHISMLSQSVKRVVEKKGNSQSTNACALKKITALEDELSRLRAQIAMIVTTQDQGYSMPQLGFMQPPGTPGMSLLPVLTSTPSCTPAPPPPPSPLPPPPPSTPLPPPSCRTAQVSAGDLIRQRHATNRSRQCNRDKVSVSDSIPSMLDVLKEMNKVRLRAVERSPGGTPVMKKDKKQVSLSDPAALIADALKRKFAHRHKEDSFDKENRSFETSPFGSPETRRIEPCVLKVPGKHIPLKIIKSIQ from the exons ATGTCTTTCTATCTGGATCTGCTAGATCTTTTAAGATATTTATTGGAATATTTTGGAGTACCAACTGATCTG ctaGTTCCAGTATGGGCAAATCAACTCTGTGGCCAATACCGCAGCATTGTTCGCATGATTGGAACAAATCTTCCTTTGAGTCCCTGCCCAAGAGTCTGCTTTCAG aaaatcCCAGATTtacatgcacagcacagcacagcgagcacGCCCGTCTCCCGTCCTTTTGTTCCTTCTTTTGCAGATGTACTGTGGGTGGCTGATAATAAGGACGAAACCTGTGTCTCATTAAG aaatgtaattagtcCTTGTAGAGGAGAACGAAGAACTAATTGCACCCCAGTACCTCCAGAACATATCTCCATGCTGTCTCAGTCAGTGAAAAGAGTGgtagaaaaaaaaggaaactcaCAAAGTACAAATGCATGTGCCCTAAAGAAAATCACAGCCCTGGAGGATGAGTTATCACGGTTACGTGCACAGATTGCCATGATTGTTACAACGCAGGACCAAG GTTATTCTATGCCCCAGTTAGGATTCATGCAGCCTCCTGGTACCCCTGGGATGTCTCTTCTTCCAGTGTTAACATCCACTCCTAGCTGTACGCCTGCTCCaccaccccctccctctccccttccccctccccctccgtCGACTCCTTTGCCACCACCCAGTTGTAGAACAGCTCAAGTCTCAGCTGGTGACCTGATCAGACAGCGGCATGCTACAAACAGGTCTAGGCAGTGCAACAGGGATAAAGTTTCTGTTTCTGACTCCATCCCCAGTATGTTGGATGTTTTAAAGGAAATGAACAAGGTTCGGCTACGAGCAGTGGAGAG ATCGCCGGGAGGCACACCAGTTATGAAGAAAGATAAAAAGCAGGTATCTCTTTCGGACCCTGCAGCACTAATTGCTGATGCTTTGAAGCGGAAGTTTGCACACAGACATAAGGAAGATTCTTTTGACAAAGAAAACCGATCATTTGAGACTTCACCTTTTGGAAGTCCAGAGACTCGTAGG ATTGAACCTTGTGTGTTGAAGGTACCTGGGAAGCATATTCCTTTAAAGATCATAAAAAGCATACAGTGA